In Lycium ferocissimum isolate CSIRO_LF1 unplaced genomic scaffold, AGI_CSIRO_Lferr_CH_V1 ctg78, whole genome shotgun sequence, the following are encoded in one genomic region:
- the LOC132045729 gene encoding dynamin-related protein 3A-like isoform X4, with translation MGNKSNDDVPSLFIGSSVIPIINKLQDIFSSLSNDIDDHHLTDFRLPQVVVIGSQSSGKSSVLEALVGRDFLPRGSDICTRRPLILQLEKCPKGIGDNNDEWGEFGHLAGHLPAKRFYDFSAIRREILAETAKEVGVKKGISDKQIRLKICSPNVLNITLVDLPGITKVPVGDQPSDIEARVRNMIMSYIKQDTSIILAVSPANADLANSDALQMAKEVDPTGTRTIGVITKLDIMDKGTDARNFLLGKVIPLRLGYIGVVNRSQEDINKNRPIREALAYEDQFFRDHHVYRGLSDRCGIPQLAKKLNQILEQHIRNVLPTLKTDLTSHLVAVEKELHAYGEALESKGEKGAMLLNILTKYSEAFSAEVDGNTQAMTTKELSGGARIHHIFQSIFVKSLEDVDPCEDLSDEDIRIAIHNATGPRNALFVPEVPFEVLVRRQIARLLNPSVQCLRFVYDELIKISRACEAVEMRRFSELRRRLEDVTARFLRDGVKPAERMITNLIDMEMDYINSSHPNFIGGTKAVDMAQSELKAMQVGRPQSDNDKAAPAEDSVTALDCIVFLQFAVLLVE, from the exons ATGGGCAACAAATCAAACGACGACGTTCCGTCATTGTTCATTGGTTCATCAGTAATTccaataatcaataaacttcaaGATATCTTCTCATCACTCAGTAATGACATCGACGATCATCATCTTACCGATTTCCGGTTACCCCAAGTGGTGGTTATTGGTAGTCAAAGTAGTGGGAAATCGAGTGTGCTTGAAGCTTTAGTTGGTCGTGATTTCCTGCCACGTGGCAGTGATATTTGTACTCGTAGGCCTTTAATACTTCAACTTGAGAAATGCCCTAAAGGAATTggtgataataatgatgaatgGGGAGAGTTTGGTCATTTGGCTGGTCATTTACCTGCGAAACGATTCTATGATTTTTCAGCTATTCGCCGGGAAATTCTG GCTGAAACAGCAAAAGAAGTGGGAGTTAAGAAGGGGATTTCGGATAAACAAATTCGGTTAAAAATCTGTTCTCCCAATGTTCTCAATATAACACTTGTTGATCTACCTGGAATTACTAAAGTTCCTGTGGGTGACCAACCTAGTGATATTGAAGCAAGGGTCAGAAATATGATAATGTCCTATATTAAACAAGATACTTCAATCATATTGGCTGTTTCTCCTGCAAATGCGGATTTGGCTAATTCTGATGCACTACAAATGGCTAAAGAGGTGGATCCAACTG GAACACGTACAATTGGCGTAATAACTAAG CTAGATATAATGGATAAGGGTACCGATGCGAGAAACTTTCTGCTTGGAAAAGTTATTCCACTTCGTTTAGGTTATATTGGTGTAGTCAACCGCAGTCAAGAG GATATTAACAAGAATCGTCCTATCAGAGAAGCACTTGCTTATGAGGATCAATTCTTCCGTGATCATCAT GTGTACCGTGGTTTATCTGATCGATGTGGAATCCCGCAGTTGGCAAAGAAGCTAAATCAG ATTCTGGAGCAGCATATTCGAAATGTTCTCCCCACTTTGAAGACCGATTTAACTTCTCATTTGGTTGCTGTTGAAAAAGAGTTACATGCTTATGGAGAGGCTTTGGAATCAAAA GGAGAAAAAGGAGCGATGCTGTTGAATATTCTGACAAAGTACTCTGAAG CATTTTCTGCAGAGGTGGATGGAAATACTCAAGCAATGACAACTAAAGAATTGTCAGGGGGAGCACGGATTCACCACATATTCCAGTCAATTTTTGTGAAGAGCTTGGAG GATGTTGATCCTTGTGAAGATCTAAGTGATGAGGACATAAGAATAGCCATCCACAATGCAACTGGTCCAAGAAATGCGCTATTTGTGCCAGAG GTCCCATTTGAAGTTTTGGTTAGAAGACAAATTGCTAGGCTGCTAAATCCCAGCGTCCAGTGCTTGCGATTTGTCTATGATGAGCTTATAAAG ATTAGTCGTGCTTGTGAAGCAGTTGAAATGCGACGCTTCTCAGAGTTAAGAAGGCGACTAGAGGATGTTACAGCAAGGTTTCTACGAGATGGTGTAAAGCCTGCTGAAAGAATGATAACAAATCTTATTGATATGGAG ATGGATTATATAAATTCCTCACATCCCAATTTTATTGGTGGGACAAAAGCGGTTGATATGGCGCAATCAGAATTGAAAGCTATGCAG